The DNA segment CATCTGAGTGCATGTTATGGTTGTGCTTGCACGTGCATGAAGTGTATGTAATTGCTCTGTTTATATGTCAACTTTTTGTTCTGTTCTCTCTTGCTCATTAAGTATGTGTGTGACCAACGTAATTGGAGAGCGTGCCAGGAGCTTTATGAACACGAAGGATGGCAAAACAGCAAGAAGCAAACTGGCACAGAGCAAATACATACACTCCAGGCATATGCAAGCATAGTATAGGGCCCCAAACAGTCTCAAGCTGCTTAATTGTTGTTTTTTGTCTGGGATTCATCCCTACCACGTGGACGTGAAGGGTACAATAAAACTAGTTTCATTATGCTTCTGAGGCTTTTGGAGCACTGACAAAAATGCAGCAGAACGCTGCAAGGCCAGTGCGAGGCCGGTGGAACCTCTACCCAGCTGGGTGGTGGTAGCACAACGACAGGTTGGAAAACTTGCTTGTCCGCTCTCTACATAACCAGGCTTTTCTCATACCCTCTTTTTATTCCTCCCCTCATTAACCTCATCTTTTTCTCGTATTCTGTAGACCCTTTTCTTTTCCTGCTCTTCATATCTTCTTCAGTCTCTTCAGTTTCATGTCAGGGACACTAAGTGGCATAGAGAGAGAAGATGATGCCTGTTTTGGCTGGTTTTGTAGTACAGGATGCCATCAGGCCTCTCATCCATTTCAGTACAAGTTGATGCTGCTATACAAGTGGCGATAGGCAGTCTGATGCTTTCACATAAAAACTGTTCGTCGTGTTCATCTCCACTCTGAAACTTGGCTGCCAGCTGTGTTAACGTGGCAGACTCTCACGGGGCTTCACACTGCATAATTGGTTACCCTGTTGGTTCATGCGAGAATAGCCCATCTGCGGGTTTCCGTATATGAAGCTCAAAGTTGTACAACACTTTGCAAACAGCAGCCTTTTGAAGGAGTAAGCATTTTCACATAACAATCCTGCATGGGAGACTATGAATGCATGTTGACCAAAGGAGCATGCATAAGCTTGCCAGTCAAAGGATCAAGGAGCAGACGTGATCCAAAAGCATGCACACATCCATAGGCTGATAAGAGGCTATAACTGAGTTGTGTATCGCAGCAGTGAATTTGTGAGGTGTAAAATCGGGTCACCCCTGAACATGAAGTGAGCACAGCAGTCTCCTGCACAAATAGGCTGCACAGTTTGTCTGGCTGCACACACACTGTTGTTTGCCAATGGATCAGTGCTCCTCAGCCGCTGCTATTAGCACATTTATGTCGCCATTTGTGAAAAGGAAACTTAATGCAGCCATGAAATTTGGAAATATGGTACAACGCAGAATCTCAAAGGAGAGAAATGAAATGGGTGATCCATCTCAGTGATTTCTTCTATATCTCTTTGAACGAAGGCAGGAAATTCTGGCAGTAGGCAGACTGGTACAGTAGCTAGTGCTCTTAACATGGAGGCATAATATGATGATTCTCATCGCATTACAGGGTCAGCGATTGCTTTTTGTTTCCTTAAGTTGTACATGAGGCAAATACGGTTTAGTTGGATCGGTCTTTTTGCATTGATGTGTTAATGCTTCATTTGTTAGTCTTAAACGTAGAGCACTCAAAAATTGGTCGCGACTGCATATTCCACTGCGGCCCCTGGTAGTTATTTATATGAGGAAGTGCCATGTAATTCTGGCAAACCACACTAATGAAATTGATTCAGCCCTGAAGAGTTACAGATAACTGCATGCACTTGAGCAGGAATTGCAAGTTCCAATGAATGCCTGCGTACTCAACAGCTCTGTTCAAAAGGATCCCGAGTGCCCTTGGTGTTACTGTGTAATTCTGGCACAGCAAACTAATAAAATTGATTCAGCCCTGAAGAGTTGCAGTTAACTGTTCAGCATCTGTTCAGCGCCCAGCAGTCCAGTATATGGCCTTCCAGTGGTGCAGCCACTTTCATTGAGTCATTGATGCATCACTGGAAATACTGAGCCAAGCGGCATTGGCACAGTATTTGGCTGGAACACTTGCTTGTCTTCTCTCATACAGGTCAACCCAGTTTTCTTTTTATACTGTTCTTGCTTCATCTTTTTCTTATTCTCTAACACCCTTCACTTCACCACTTCGTTTTCAACTCTATACACCGCTCCCTTGTCCTGTTCCCCTTATATACCTCTTCTTCATCCTCTTTTCTAATTCCAGTCCTTAAAGCACACCACTTACGGACATGAGAAGAGGATAAGGTGGTGCAAGTATTTAGGCAGGACATTATATAAGTGTTTGCTGCAGAAAGAGAGACGGAGGGTAAGCAAATCACAGATAAAATTATTGATCGCGCTACATTGCTATACAGTTGTGCACACTCATGTGCGGAAAGTCATAGAGCTCATACAAGTATACAGCTGTACAAAAGATTTTGTTCAACATTCATTTCTAGTATTTATACAACATATGTGCAGTAGTACACTGTTCTACAACGAAGCAGTCAAGCTATAACCTTCAATCAGTTGGTGAGAATACATGCAGATTACGGTGTTGTGTGCTGTAAACCATAATGCAACATGTAAGAGCACCTTCATTCCGGCTTTAGCAATGCCTTATCAAATTCACACAAGACAGTATGAAGCCAGAGCGCTGAGCCATGCATCTTCCATGCAGGGTCGCAGCCTGCCCCGTCGCAGCCAACGGAGGTGCAACCGTGCGGTGAGGCCACCAGCTGCAACGGTCAATCCCTTGACTGCCGTGGCCTGCTGCTCGGCGGGGACAGACAGCGACGCAATCACCACCACCAACGAGGAAATGACTGCAGCAATGCAGCGCTTCATGCATGGCGCTAGAAGAAACGAAGGCTACATACCTAACGGAGACATAAAAGCCCTGCTTGACCCTGACCAGGCACCCACGGTGGTGCTGCACCACCAGGGCGAACGCCCACGAACCCCACTACTCGAGGAATCTTTAACACTAAACTCGATGAATGCCTACCTGAGTGATGAAAGCACATCAGACACACTCTCCACCGCCCTAATGATTGATGAATGTCTCTCTGAACAGGCAGAATTCATGCATTCAGCTATACAGCACATAGCTGCTAACCAACATGAGGCCATCCACCAAGCTGCCGTGCAGCACCCAGTTGTCCAGAATGTGGCCTTCCCGCATGCAGCTGTACAGGAGGCCAACTGGCACCCAGCTGTCCTCCAAGCAGTGAATTGGAACCCGGCTGTACCGAACGCACCCAACCGACCCATGGCTGTCCACCGACCCTCGGTTATCCAGCGAGCAGGAGTCCCACAAATGCCTGCCCAGTACCCAGCCTGTCAGAATGCGGCCTTCCAGCATGCAGTCGAGCAGGCAGCTTTTCAGAATGCGGCCAATCAACATGTACCCATACAAGCACCCACTGAGTACCCAGCCGTTCAGCTTGCAGGATTTCAGAATATAGCTACccagcaggcaggcagggaggatGGTCAGCATGCAGCCATACAGCACGCACCCTTCGAGCACATAGATCTTGATTACACAGTGATAGAGGAGGCAGCTACTCAACAGGCGGCCACTGAGCAGGCAGCTGTCCAACAGGTCAACCTGTATCCGGCTCCACAGCATATGGCCATCCAGCACGTGGCACTGCAGCACCCTGCCATTCAGCACCAAGTTGACCACCATGTGGCCTTCGAGCAAGCTGAGCATGCACCTTTTCAGCCTGTGGCCTTCGAGTATGCACCCTTTGCACACATGGCCTCTGAACACGCAGCCTCTCAACCAGCAACCTTTGAGCCTGCAGCCTCTGTGCCCATGCCTTTCGAGCCCACGACCTTTGAGCCTGCAGTTTCCCAGCAAGCAAGTACCAAGCACGCAAGCTTCATGTGCACAGACGCTATAAACATGGCTATCAAGAAAATGGCGATCGTGAACACCGTCATCAAGAACGAGGCAATTGTGAAGACTGCCATCAAGACCACAGCTTTCCAGAATGCAGGTGTCCAGTGTGTGACAGTTAAGAAGGTGGCCATCAAAAAAACAACCGTTGAGCAAGTAGCCCTCGAACAAATGACCCTCGAGCGAGGAGCTGTGCACCAGACAGACGACCAAAATATGGATAAGCAGCAGGCCATATTCGATCACGCAGTAGACATAGCAACTGTGGCACCTGTTGCAGCAGAGGCTCAGTGCTAACTTCGTAGGAAAGACATCGGTAGCCAGATTTCAAACAGGCACTACTAGCAGTGCCAATGCTTGGACAGAAGCTTTCTATCACTTACCAAGCTGCACAGTGGTTGAGGGATTGTTAAAACAGTACCTGTCGTCCTGTTTTTAACTGCTCAAGCCaaaactctttcttttttcttttttttgttgtactGTTGCATAATTATGCAATGGGTTTTCACATACAGAACACATATAAACATCCTGTATATCATATCTAACCTGAGAACATCCACTGTTTTGAGGTTTTCATCAGTCACAATTTTCACGCCGACTTGTTTTGGAATGATTCGGTCAACTGCTAAATGGCTATATTGTTTGGCTTATTTGTCTTTTTGTGTTTGATATGTTGCTCATACTGAGACTGGTGGGAAGAGCAAAAGTTTGGAAGTGTTTTTCTAAGTTTGGAAGTGTGTTTAACTGCTCAAGTCAAAACTCTGGCTTTTCAATTTTTTGTTCTACTGTTGCACAATTATGCAATGGGTTTTCACATACAGAACATATATAAACATCCTGTATATCTTATCTGAGAAAATCCACTGTTCCGAGTTTTTCATCAGTCACAATTTTCACGCCGACTTGTTTGGAATGATTCGGTCAACTGCTAAATGGCTATATTGTTTGGCTTATTTGTCTTTTTGTGTTTGGTATGTTGCTCATACTGAGACTGGTGGGAAGAGCAAAAGTTTGGAAGTGTGTTTAACTGCTCAAGTCAAAACTCTGGCTTTTCACTTTGTTGTTGTACTGTTGCACAATTATGCAATGAGTTTTTACATACAGAACATATATAAACATCCTGTATGTCATATCTACCCTGAGAACATCCACTGTTCTGAGTTTTTCATCAGTCACAATTTTCACACTGACTTGTTTTGGAATGATTCGGTCAACTGCTAAATGGCTATATTGTTTGGCTTATTTGTCTTTTTGTGTTTGATATGTTGCTCATACTGAGACTGGTGGGAAGAGCAAAAGTTTGGAAGTGCATTTTCCTGTTTTCAGAGATAATAAATGATTCATTTCCTGATGTTATTTCCCTCCCCCCCCATGAATGTCATTGTTCAGTCAGAACAACTTTGAGCCAGATTAAGACCCCAGAAGGTGGGTCGCTAATTTGGCTCAGCTCACTGTTTTACTGCAATACCGCTTAAAAACCTAATTTCCATCCAGAGCCACACAATATCTAGTTCTTCGTAAACATTTCTACCACCACAGAAGAATGTTCAAGACAGTAATGTTTAGTTTCACATCTTAGTTCTATTGGTGATTTTGCTGAATGCTGCAAAGGTGCAACAGGCACAATTCCATGCTGCCATTTGCAGGATGAAACTGTGTGTTGTACACAGAAGCTGGAGAGTGTGATGAGAACTAGAAGAATGATATAACGAAAGCTAACATTTCAATGCACAGCAAGCAAAAAGAAATCACTGTGGATGCATCACATGGCCTCCAAGCACCTCCATGTTCATGGTGGTGGGCAACAGGGATGCAATTGCGACTACATCGGCGAAGCCAGAGCTAGGGATCAAGACACAATCTTGACTAAAGACAAGCTGCAGCAATAGCTGTGCTGCCCCTCATGTCCTGCCTGGAGCATGTGCACATAGCATACTCCTGAAAATGCCCATACCCAAGCCCACAAATTGCTTGCGGCTCAGGCCTGCCTAGGTAACATTATCTCTCAGCAGCTGGTAGTGAAGGCAGTTTTCATAAGCAGACTTTGTAGCATGCAAAAGTCAAATTGAAGCAGCATCTGTAGTTCAAAGCAAGTGCCCGACACTAAGAAATAAGGTAGAAAATCAATATTCTTTAGTAAAACAGTCCCTTGGCTAGGAGCAAGAAAACAAACTGCACTACATATGCAAAATGAGCAGCCGATCATAGAAGCTGCCAAGACCAAGGATGAGATAAAAAGTTTGTTACATACTGCTGGAGCAATACAGTTACTATTTTTGTCGTAAGAGCTGATGCTACCAGGTGCCAGATTCTGGTTGCccacaaagcagaaaaaaaagatcaACAAGTGATAGATGTCCACTCATATGTacatcggcgtcaaatgaaatgcgaacagcggagcgcgtggaAAACGGTCAAGCTTAGGCCGTCTGCCTGCCGTTATCAATTACAGGCGCGCTCTTCCGGTTTGCgatagttttcttttgttttatttgactTTCGCTTCTTTGCTATGCCGCTGGAGCGCCACATTCATGCTTTTCGCCGATCACAACTTGCACAGCGTGGTTTCGTGGGCGGCAGCGAGTGAAGCGAGCGGCCCTATCTCCCTGGTCAACCTTTATTTTTTCGCAGAACAGGCGCTTTAGCACCACGATGATGGCAGAAAAATCGAAGCGCTGCAAGCCAGGGCTCTATCAGCGCTCGCTTTACATACGCGGGCGACAGCCGCTGCCGCCAGAGGAACTGCGCTGCGCCAGTTGTGCTCCAGTGGCAAAGCAAGAAAACGAACCaaagagaaaacaagcaaaagtgtCGATAACCGGACGCGGGCGCCTATCGCTGCTAGCGACAGGCAGACGGCCTAAGCTGGACCGTTCGCCATGCGTTCCGCTattcgcatttcatttgatgcCGATAGTACACACATAGCTAAACTTGTCTGCTTCGATTTTGATGCGCACATTCAAAAATGTGCCCATAAACCAGTGCAAAAGAGTGTGTGAAGAGGAAGTATGTGCACATGCTGGTCCTAGGCCTGAGCCCATCCATGACGATATGGTGGCACTGGCAACTAAATGCTGCCCTTGGGGGACCTATGAGGTGAACAAAACCAATGTCTTTTCGGTACCATTTTGTACAGAGAGAGATTGGAAAGGGCACAGATTGTATGAAAAAGCAATAAGCAAAGCCAAGCTGCAGAATCAGTAGCAACGAAGCTCAGAACTAAAAATCTGGGATGACAACCCAAGGGCTGAAGTAGCCACAGTAAACATGCTAAGTCCACTGTTTCTATATCGTATTAGTTCAACTATTGCTGGGCATCAGTTTTATGGGCAGACTGAGAGGCAATACTTTTCCATTAGGAACAAAATTTCACCCATGACTTAAGTTGAAGATGCAGCCAGTGACTCCAGCCTAAAGTCATGTCACAGGATGCAGCGAGAGAGGCTTAGCAGTTAAAAAAGATGAAATGAAGCAGCTTCACCTTGACTGCACACTGAAGAACTGACCCTGTTCACTCTGGAGGAAGTCCACACATACAGCTACCACAATAAAAATTGACAGATGATTATGATAGctggtaatgcgaaatttgaattACAGCTCTTCCCGGCTGGGAGGTGCGTGTTACGCTGCTCGCcgccctccgggatcttcccgtggcagccaccttccagttccaggtggcatttcgctctgctacttggacagCTGGTTAAGCCAACTGCGCCGATGACTATGATGCGGAAGCCAGGAgcgggcgcctaagagctgcgcttTAAAACTCACAAGTTTTCCGCCTTCACTCGGGGTAAAGTGATGGGGACAGCTGGGTTACACCCCATGCTGTGCTCCATAAATGCACCCACTTCCGGCAGGAGGTAAATGCAGTAGTTATACATATTATGAACCCTTTGCCATCAGCAGTGATGGCACTGGCCCAGGGAGAGTCTGtaatgcagctgctgctgcaaaaaaaaaatgcttcgaaAGCTTTTCAGAGGTGCACAACACTTTTTTTGCAGTTACCCGGTAAGAACATAGTTAAGCCTTAGCCGGACAGTGAGATGCGCGTCTCAATTTCTTCAAACGCTGGCAAACAGACAATGGTACACCTATATACCATCATATTCTTGGGTGCTTTAAACTAACAAAATATCAAACAAACCAATCGGCATGTTCTTATCTTTCCTTAATGAGCATACTTTGGTGCTCTCTTATTTACGACAAGCCCCTTGTGTACAGTTCGATGTCACACAttttggtgcaaaaaaaaaattgtaatttttTAGTCTTTTC comes from the Amblyomma americanum isolate KBUSLIRL-KWMA chromosome 1, ASM5285725v1, whole genome shotgun sequence genome and includes:
- the LOC144113973 gene encoding uncharacterized protein LOC144113973 → MHPYEDYKFQLSKESSMSFVRFPKKLWKIVNECNSGAISWSPDGKAVVIEYDKFQKQYLNGQREMFKTNNINSFIRQLNLYGFRKVSSHYKVICANQHGGADVHVFRNAAFLRGRPELLSRVTRKSGLMRPKALQHEDDDDSANLLPRHNRRGHGTDAGVRGVSAQGRSLPRRSQRRCNRAVRPPAATVNPLTAVACCSAGTDSDAITTTNEEMTAAMQRFMHGARRNEGYIPNGDIKALLDPDQAPTVVLHHQGERPRTPLLEESLTLNSMNAYLSDESTSDTLSTALMIDECLSEQAEFMHSAIQHIAANQHEAIHQAAVQHPVVQNVAFPHAAVQEANWHPAVLQAVNWNPAVPNAPNRPMAVHRPSVIQRAGVPQMPAQYPACQNAAFQHAVEQAAFQNAANQHVPIQAPTEYPAVQLAGFQNIATQQAGREDGQHAAIQHAPFEHIDLDYTVIEEAATQQAATEQAAVQQVNLYPAPQHMAIQHVALQHPAIQHQVDHHVAFEQAEHAPFQPVAFEYAPFAHMASEHAASQPATFEPAASVPMPFEPTTFEPAVSQQASTKHASFMCTDAINMAIKKMAIVNTVIKNEAIVKTAIKTTAFQNAGVQCVTVKKVAIKKTTVEQVALEQMTLERGAVHQTDDQNMDKQQAIFDHAVDIATVAPVAAEAQC